In Paenacidovorax monticola, the genomic window TGCACGAGGCCTGCCTGAAGGAGCGCATCCTCATCGCGCCGGGCACGGTGTTCAGCACCAGCGGGCGCTTTCGCAACTGCCTGCGCATCGGCATGGGCAGCGACTGGACGCCGCAGCACCTGGCCGCGCTGCGCCGCGTGGGCGACCTGGCCACGCGCATGCTGGAGCTGCCCCAGGCGCGTGCCGCCTGAGGTGTTGATGACTCCACGAAGTTCGTGAAACACGAAGTTCGTGTAATATTTACCCCGTGAAGAACATCACGATCACCATGGACGACGCCGCGGCCGAGTGGGTGCGCGTCGAGGCCGCCAAGCGCGGCACCAGTGTGTCGCGCCTGGTGGGCGAGTGGCTGGGCGAGAAGATGCGCCAGGAAGACGCCTATGCCCAGGCCATGCGCGAGGCCCTGGCCTTCGAGGCCTGGGGCGCGGCCAGCGGCCCCTATCTGCAGCGCGACGGGATGTACGAGCGATGAGCGCGCTGATCTTCGTGGACACCAGCGTGCTGCTGCGCAGCGTGGACGACAGCGACAGCGCCAAGCAGGCGCGCGCGCGCGACTGGCTCACGGGCTGCTGGCAGGCGCGCAGCGGCCGCATCAGCTCCCAGGTGCTCAACGAGCTGTACCACCAGGCCGTCACGCGCTTCCAGGGCCCGCGCGTGCTGCAGCAGGTGCGCGCCCAGGTGCGCCGCCTGCGCGTGTGGCTGCCGCCCCACCTGGACGCCTATACCGTCGACGGCGCCTGGGGCCTGCAGGACCGCTACGGCCTGGGCTACTGGGACGCGCTGATCGTCTCCTCGGCCCACCAGCAGGGCTGCCGCTACCTGCTCACCGAGGCGCTGGAGCACGGCCGGCAGCTCGACGCCGTGCGCACTGTCAACCCCTTCCTCATGGCCCCCCAGGAACTGGAAACCCTCGAATGACCACCACCGCCGTTCCCGACCCCCTGCGTGTCATCCGTCCCGACGTGCGCGCCATGCACGCCTACCCCGTGGCAGCGTCCACGGGCCTGCTCAAGATGGACGCGATGGAGAACCCCTTCGGCCTGCCGCCCGCGCTGCAGGCCGCGCTGGGCCAGCGTCTGGGCGCGCTGGCGCTCAACCGCTACCCCGGCGCGCGCCAGAACGACCTCAAGGCCGCGCTGGCCGCCTACGCAGGGGCGCCCGAGGGCAGTGCGATCATCCTGGGCAACGGCTCGGACGAGCTCATCACGCTGCTGGCCCTGGCCTGCGCCCAGCCCGGCACGGGCCAGCGCGCCAAGATGCTCGCACCCATGCCGGGCTTCGTGATGTATCCGATGAGCGCGCAGTTGCAGGGGCTGGACTTCGTGGGCGTGCCGCTCACGCCCGATTTCGAGCTCGACGAGGCCGCCATGCTCGCCGCCGTGGCCGAGCACAAGCCCGCCATCACCTACATCGCCTACCCCAACAACCCCACGGCCACGCTGTGGGACGAGGCCGTGGTGCAGCGCATCGTCGACGCCGTGGGCGCGCAGGGCGGCATCGTGGTCATGGACGAGGCGTACCAGCCCTTCGCCAGCCGCAGCTGGGTCACGCGCATGCGCGCCGAGCCCCAGCGCAACGGCCATGTGCTGCTCATGCGCACGCTCAGCAAGTTCGGCCTCGCGGGCGTGCGCCTGGGCTACCTCATCGGCCCGGCCGCGCTGGTGCACGAGATCGACAAGGTGCGCCCGCCCTACAACGTGAGCGTGCTCAACTGCGAGGCCGCGCTGTTCGCGCTGGAGCACGCCGACGTGTTCGCCGCCCAGGCGGCCGAGCTGCGCGCCGAGCGCGATGCGCTGCTGCCACGGCTGCGCGCCCTGCCCGGCGTGCTCAAGGTGTGGGACAGCCAGGCCAACATGGTGCTGGTCCGCGTGCAGGACGCGGCGCGCACCTTCGAGGGCATGAAAACCCGCAAGGTTCTCGTCAAGAACGTTTCTACAATGCACCCATTGCTGGCCAACTGCCTGCGCCTCACGGTGGGCAACGCGGCCGACAACGCGCAGATGCTCGCGGCTCTGCAAGCCTCCCTATGACCTCTTCTTCCGCACTCGTCCCCTCGGGCCAGGCCGCGCCGGTTTCCCGCGTGGCCGAAGTGAGCCGCAACACCGCCGAGACGCGCATCACCGTGCGCGTGGACCTCGATGGCACCGGCCAGGCCAGCCTGCACACGGGCATCGGTTTCTTCGACCACATGCTCGACCAGATCGCGCGCCACGGGCTGATCGACCTCGAAATCCATGCCGAAGGCGACCTGCACATCGACGGCCACCACACGGTGGAGGATGTGGGCATCACGCTCGGCCAGGCCGTGGCACGCGCCGTGGGCGACAAGAAGGGCATCCGCCGCTACGGCCACGCCTATGTGCCGCTCGACGAGGCGCTGAGCCGCGTGGTGATCGACTTTTCCGGCCGCCCGGGCCTGGTGCAGAACATTCCCTACACCAGCGGCATGATCGGCGGCTTCGATACGCAGCTCACGCACGAGTTCTTCCAGGGTTTCGTGAACCATGCGGGCGTCACGCTGCATATCGACAACCTCAGAGGCGTGAATGCCCACCACCAATGCGAGACGGTGTTCAAGGCCTTCGCGCGCGCGCTGCGCGCCGCGCTGGAGCTCGACCCGCGCTCGGCGGGCGTGATCCCGTCCACCAAGGGTTCCCTGTAAAGGTTCCTGGCGAAAACAGCCTCCTGCGCTTATCCCATCCGCGCGAATAGCTATGAAAAATGAAGCAAAAACCGTGGCCGTGGTGGACTATGGCATGGGCAACCTGCGCTCCGTCTCGCAGGCCGTGCTGGCTGCGGCCCAGGGCAGTGGCTGGCAGGTGACCGTCACCGCGCGCCCTGACGAGGTGCGCGCCGCCCAGCGCGTGGTGCTGCCGGGCCAGGGTGCCATGCCCGACTGCATGCGCGAGCTGCGCGAGTCCGGCCTGCTCGAATCCGTGCTCGAAGCCGCTGCCGCCAAGCCGCTGTTCGGCGTGTGCGTGGGCATGCAGATGCTGCTGGACCACAGCGAGGAGGGCGACGTGGACGGCCTGGGCCTGATCCATGGCCGCGTGCGCCGCTTCGACCTCGCGGGCCGCACCCAGCCCGACGGCAGCCGCTACAAGGTGCCGCAGATGGGCTGGAACCGCGTGACCCAGGTGCCCCACGGCGGCGCGGTCCACCCTGTGTGGGCTGGCGTGCCCGACGACAGCTATTTCTACTTCGTCCACAGCTTCTATGCCCAGCCGGCCGACGCGGCGCACTGCGCGGGCGAGGCCGACTACGGGGGGCGCTTTGCAGCGGCCATCGCACGCGATAATATTTTCGCCACGCAGTTCCACCCCGAGAAAAGCGCGGAGCACGGCCTGGCGCTGTACCGCAATTTCCTGCACTGGAATCCCTGATCCTTCATCCACCCGGGCCCAGGTGCCCCCGCTTTCCCTTTCTTCCCACGCACGACCATGCTGCTCATCCCCGCCATCGACCTCAAGGACGGACACTGTGTACGCCTCAAGCAGGGTGACATGGACCAATCGACGACCTTCGGTGAAGACCCCGCCGCGATGGCGCGCAAGTGGGTCGACGCGGGGGCGCGCCGCCTGCATCTGGTGGACCTCAACGGCGCCTTCGCGGGCCAGCCCAAGAACTACGCGGCCATCAAGTCCATCCTCAAGGAGGTGGGCGAGGACATCCCCGTGCAGCTCGGCGGCGGCATCCGCGACCTCGACACGATCGAGAAGTACATCGACGGCGGCCTGCGCTACGTGATCATCGGCACGGCCGCCGTGAAGAACCCAGGCTTCCTGAAGGACGCCTGCAGCGCCTTCGGCGGCCACATCATCGTGGGCCTCGATGCCAAGGACGGCAAGGTGGCCACCGACGGCTGGAGCAAGCTCACGGGCCACGAGGTGGTGGACCTCGCCAAGAAGTTCGAGGACTGGGGCGTCGAATCCATCATCTACACCGACATCGGCCGCGACGGCATGCTCTCGGGCATCAACATCGACGCCACCGTCAAGCTCGCGCAGGCGCTCAGCATTCCCGTGATCGCATCGGGCGGCCTGGCGGGCATCGCTGACATCGAGCAACTGTGCGCCGTGGAGGACGAGGGTGTCGAGGGCGTGATCTGCGGCCGCGCGATCTACTCGGGCGACCTGGATTTCGCGGCCGCGCAGGCGCGTGCCGACGAGCTGAACGGCTGAGCATGCTCGCCAAACGCATCATCCCTTGCCTGGACGTGACCGGCGGCCGCGTCGTCAAAGGTGTCAACTTCGTCGAGCTGCGCGACGCGGGCGACCCCGTGGAGATCGCCGCACGCTACAACGCCCAGGGGGCCGACGAGCTGACCTTCCTCGACATCACCGCCACGAGCGATGGGCGCGACCTGATCCTGCCCATCATCGAGGCCGTGGCCTCGCAGGTCTTCATTCCGCTGACCGTGGGCGGTGGCGTGCGCACGGTCGAGGACGTGCGCCGCCTGCTCAATGCGGGCGCCGACAAGACCAGCTTCAACTCGGCCGCCATCGCCAACCCCGATGTGATCAGCGCAGCCAGCGACAAGTACGGCGCGCAGTGCATCGTCGTGGCCATCGACGCCAAGCGCCGCC contains:
- a CDS encoding CopG family transcriptional regulator, whose translation is MKNITITMDDAAAEWVRVEAAKRGTSVSRLVGEWLGEKMRQEDAYAQAMREALAFEAWGAASGPYLQRDGMYER
- a CDS encoding PIN domain-containing protein → MSALIFVDTSVLLRSVDDSDSAKQARARDWLTGCWQARSGRISSQVLNELYHQAVTRFQGPRVLQQVRAQVRRLRVWLPPHLDAYTVDGAWGLQDRYGLGYWDALIVSSAHQQGCRYLLTEALEHGRQLDAVRTVNPFLMAPQELETLE
- the hisC gene encoding histidinol-phosphate transaminase, producing MTTTAVPDPLRVIRPDVRAMHAYPVAASTGLLKMDAMENPFGLPPALQAALGQRLGALALNRYPGARQNDLKAALAAYAGAPEGSAIILGNGSDELITLLALACAQPGTGQRAKMLAPMPGFVMYPMSAQLQGLDFVGVPLTPDFELDEAAMLAAVAEHKPAITYIAYPNNPTATLWDEAVVQRIVDAVGAQGGIVVMDEAYQPFASRSWVTRMRAEPQRNGHVLLMRTLSKFGLAGVRLGYLIGPAALVHEIDKVRPPYNVSVLNCEAALFALEHADVFAAQAAELRAERDALLPRLRALPGVLKVWDSQANMVLVRVQDAARTFEGMKTRKVLVKNVSTMHPLLANCLRLTVGNAADNAQMLAALQASL
- the hisB gene encoding imidazoleglycerol-phosphate dehydratase HisB; amino-acid sequence: MTSSSALVPSGQAAPVSRVAEVSRNTAETRITVRVDLDGTGQASLHTGIGFFDHMLDQIARHGLIDLEIHAEGDLHIDGHHTVEDVGITLGQAVARAVGDKKGIRRYGHAYVPLDEALSRVVIDFSGRPGLVQNIPYTSGMIGGFDTQLTHEFFQGFVNHAGVTLHIDNLRGVNAHHQCETVFKAFARALRAALELDPRSAGVIPSTKGSL
- the hisH gene encoding imidazole glycerol phosphate synthase subunit HisH, whose protein sequence is MKNEAKTVAVVDYGMGNLRSVSQAVLAAAQGSGWQVTVTARPDEVRAAQRVVLPGQGAMPDCMRELRESGLLESVLEAAAAKPLFGVCVGMQMLLDHSEEGDVDGLGLIHGRVRRFDLAGRTQPDGSRYKVPQMGWNRVTQVPHGGAVHPVWAGVPDDSYFYFVHSFYAQPADAAHCAGEADYGGRFAAAIARDNIFATQFHPEKSAEHGLALYRNFLHWNP
- the hisA gene encoding 1-(5-phosphoribosyl)-5-[(5-phosphoribosylamino)methylideneamino]imidazole-4-carboxamide isomerase → MLLIPAIDLKDGHCVRLKQGDMDQSTTFGEDPAAMARKWVDAGARRLHLVDLNGAFAGQPKNYAAIKSILKEVGEDIPVQLGGGIRDLDTIEKYIDGGLRYVIIGTAAVKNPGFLKDACSAFGGHIIVGLDAKDGKVATDGWSKLTGHEVVDLAKKFEDWGVESIIYTDIGRDGMLSGINIDATVKLAQALSIPVIASGGLAGIADIEQLCAVEDEGVEGVICGRAIYSGDLDFAAAQARADELNG
- the hisF gene encoding imidazole glycerol phosphate synthase subunit HisF — its product is MLAKRIIPCLDVTGGRVVKGVNFVELRDAGDPVEIAARYNAQGADELTFLDITATSDGRDLILPIIEAVASQVFIPLTVGGGVRTVEDVRRLLNAGADKTSFNSAAIANPDVISAASDKYGAQCIVVAIDAKRRQGDDLAVRGEGWDVYSHGGRKNTGLDAVQWATEMARRGAGEILLTSMDRDGTKAGFDLALTRAVSDAVSVPVIASGGVGNLDHLADGVQQGGADAVLAASIFHYGEYTVGQAKQRMAERGIPVRL